The sequence below is a genomic window from Anaerocolumna chitinilytica.
GAAACACCTTATGAGAATATCTATCGGGTTAGAATGTCTGAACTAATAACATATAATTATTTAAATAAAAATTTGCAAAAACTGATTTATTGGAATTTAGAAAATTCTAATCCAGGTAAATATGAATTTAATATGTTAGATGAATTTAAAAATTTGTTATACCAAAGCACATATACAATGATAAGGGATATAGATAAAACAAGTTTAGCTTTAAGTGGTGGTGTAGATTCATCAGTTTTATTTTCCATTTTAGCCCCCAAAAAAATAGTAGCTTACAGTGCAGTATTTGATGAGGTTAAAAGTTGTGATGAGAGAAAGTATATAGAAAAATTAGCAGAAATGTATAAAGTAGATGATAAAATTAAATATGTATATAGTGACCAAAGCGGATTGTTAGAAGGTTTTCCAAATAGCTTTTTTTATACATCGGAGCCACATATTAATATATTAAACAAAAAATTTTCTGAAGAGTTATTTGAAAAAGCTTTAATTGATGGAAAAAATTATATGGTTGATGGTTTTTTTTCAGATCATATACTAACTGGAACAATCTTATATTTATTAGATAATTTAAGTTTAAAAAATGGTTTTAATATTATAAAAGCTATAAATACTTTTGCTTTTAGTCAAAATGTAAGTTTTTGGTTTGTAGTCAAACAATATCTTGTAAAAGCTAAAATGGATAATTTATATATTCCCGAGATTGATTATAAGATAAGTAAAGCATTTCATGAAAAAATAAAAAATGCAAAAAAATTTAATGGTAAAGATATAATTATTCAAATTATATCATCTATAACTAGAAATTTTGGAGATTTGGAATTGGCACCAAGATACCAAATTGAATGTATACATCCATTTGTAAACCGAAAAATAGTAGAATACTTGTACTACTTACCAGGAAATATGCGTTTACATAATGGAACACCTAAATACATATTAAGAGAGGCTTTTAGAAAAGATATTCCTCCTGAAATTATGGATAAAATTAATAAGACTCAGCATGTTGAATTGAGTCAAAAAGGTCTTAGAGAAAATTGGGGAGAGATATTTAATATCTTAAAAGAAGGAATTATTACGAAGTTAAACTTTGTGAAATTATCTAAAGAAGAATGGATTCAGTTGTTATTAGAATTCAGATCTGGACAAACATTTAATGATAATATTTTCATTT
It includes:
- a CDS encoding asparagine synthase-related protein, with amino-acid sequence MKWFFSYFSLNNIKYKLDISSKLESYYEKKSNGITNIYYNDKFYYTEFLTNNSKKINIDEEEDIIIIGDIELDNIEEILQKEQIEEKSETTILKILYKKYGDKFLDYLYGRFSFLIIDNNKNEIKLIRDQFGLKQLFYYINNEGIALSNNLFLLNDFYNETRISKRYLSNFLQYNGICDFEETPYENIYRVRMSELITYNYLNKNLQKLIYWNLENSNPGKYEFNMLDEFKNLLYQSTYTMIRDIDKTSLALSGGVDSSVLFSILAPKKIVAYSAVFDEVKSCDERKYIEKLAEMYKVDDKIKYVYSDQSGLLEGFPNSFFYTSEPHINILNKKFSEELFEKALIDGKNYMVDGFFSDHILTGTILYLLDNLSLKNGFNIIKAINTFAFSQNVSFWFVVKQYLVKAKMDNLYIPEIDYKISKAFHEKIKNAKKFNGKDIIIQIISSITRNFGDLELAPRYQIECIHPFVNRKIVEYLYYLPGNMRLHNGTPKYILREAFRKDIPPEIMDKINKTQHVELSQKGLRENWGEIFNILKEGIITKLNFVKLSKEEWIQLLLEFRSGQTFNDNIFILITLELWLNKIQNIYGEIVFY